From Pandoraea vervacti, the proteins below share one genomic window:
- a CDS encoding LysR family transcriptional regulator, whose translation MNKLREIECFIAVVESGSFVKAADTLGISKTAASRYVADLEARLGTRLLQRTTRRLSLTEPGQRYVERCRQILAELDEADSMAGEQDGEPTGPLRINAPHTFGVLHLAPLWPTFLAQFPQVSLDITLSDRLVDIVDEGYDLAIRISRLPDSSLVHRRLAGTRLVLCASPGYLAQHGTPTHPSELTRHDTVGYSYFLHRREWHFDGPDGPVSVQTHARLIADNGDTCVAAAVAGSGIILQPAFLVQDALRDGRLVEFLSEYTQGERGIYVVYPSRKYLSAKVRAMIDFLVEAFAMPGWRVLDNR comes from the coding sequence ATGAACAAACTTCGCGAGATCGAATGCTTCATCGCCGTGGTCGAGTCGGGCAGCTTCGTGAAGGCCGCCGACACGCTGGGCATCTCGAAGACGGCCGCCTCGCGCTACGTCGCCGATCTGGAAGCGCGCCTGGGCACGCGATTGCTTCAGCGCACCACGCGTCGCCTGTCGCTGACCGAGCCCGGGCAACGCTACGTCGAGCGTTGCCGCCAGATTCTGGCGGAGCTCGACGAGGCCGACTCCATGGCCGGCGAGCAGGATGGCGAACCGACCGGGCCGCTGCGCATCAACGCGCCGCATACGTTCGGCGTGCTGCACCTCGCGCCGCTATGGCCCACGTTTCTCGCGCAGTTTCCCCAGGTTTCCCTCGACATCACGCTAAGCGACCGGCTCGTCGATATCGTCGACGAAGGGTACGACCTCGCGATTCGCATCTCCCGCTTGCCCGACTCCTCGCTCGTCCATCGACGGCTGGCCGGCACGCGCCTGGTGCTATGCGCCTCGCCCGGATACCTCGCGCAACACGGCACGCCGACGCACCCGAGCGAACTCACCCGCCATGACACGGTGGGCTACAGCTATTTCCTTCATCGTCGTGAATGGCATTTCGATGGCCCCGACGGTCCCGTGTCCGTTCAGACACATGCGCGACTGATCGCCGACAATGGCGACACCTGTGTGGCGGCCGCCGTGGCGGGCAGCGGCATCATTCTGCAACCGGCGTTTCTTGTGCAGGACGCGCTGCGCGACGGTCGTCTCGTCGAATTCCTGTCCGAATACACCCAGGGCGAGCGCGGCATCTATGTCGTGTACCCGTCGCGCAAAT